The following coding sequences lie in one Pseudomonadota bacterium genomic window:
- a CDS encoding endonuclease/exonuclease/phosphatase family protein, translating into MRIRIITYNIRKGLGADGRSNMADALAQALDGQDLDLLMCQEVFHDGRTGASQSTEIAEALGLESYYGANRFRRVGHHGNTTFSRHQVFKVQNHDISTNRVERRGALYLRIGVRGRVLHAINVHLGLNARQRATQIMRVAEIVEACCPETEPVLLAGDFNDWRRSLDAVITRELGFQNAFSSAVDDSVRTWPARRPVFPLDRIYVRNLRSLEVECLRGDPWNELSDHLPLRADLLLP; encoded by the coding sequence ATGCGGATCCGCATCATCACCTACAACATACGCAAGGGACTGGGGGCCGACGGTCGCTCCAACATGGCAGATGCGCTGGCTCAGGCGCTCGACGGGCAGGACCTGGACCTGCTCATGTGCCAGGAGGTGTTTCATGATGGCCGTACGGGCGCCTCGCAGAGCACCGAGATCGCGGAGGCGCTGGGACTCGAGTCGTATTATGGCGCAAACCGCTTTCGTCGCGTGGGACACCATGGGAACACAACGTTCTCGCGTCACCAAGTGTTCAAGGTCCAGAATCATGATATATCCACCAATCGTGTGGAGCGCAGGGGTGCTCTCTATCTGCGGATCGGGGTGCGCGGGCGGGTCCTGCACGCGATCAACGTACATCTGGGCCTGAACGCCAGGCAGCGGGCTACCCAGATCATGCGCGTGGCCGAGATCGTGGAGGCGTGCTGCCCCGAAACGGAACCGGTCTTGCTGGCAGGGGACTTCAACGACTGGCGGCGCAGCCTGGACGCGGTGATCACGCGCGAGCTGGGCTTCCAGAATGCTTTCTCCTCGGCAGTCGACGACAGTGTCAGAACCTGGCCGGCACGCAGGCCGGTGTTTCCCCTAGACCGCATCTATGTTCGTAATCTCCGTTCGTTGGAGGTCGAGTGCCTTCGCGGTGACCCATGGAACGAGCTTTCGGACCACTTGCCGCT